In the genome of Nycticebus coucang isolate mNycCou1 chromosome X, mNycCou1.pri, whole genome shotgun sequence, the window taagtcttggaaggtggtgttcttccaagtatcggtcaatttccttcagattttcatatttctgagaataaagtttcttgtaatattcattaaggatttttaggATTTCTGAttagtcttttgttatttcgtctttgttgtttctgattgatgatattagagattttactctttttttcctgattaggttggccagaggtttatctattttattgaccttttcaaaaaagcagctttttgatttattgatctgttgtattattcttttgttttcaatttcatttaattctgctctaattttggttatttcttttcttctactgggtttggggttggaatgttcttccttttccagttgcgtgagatgtcccattaagttgttaacttcctctctttccgttctcttgaggaaggcttgcagtgctataaatttccctcttagaactgcctttgcggtgtcacagaggttctgatagcttgtgtcttcattgtcattttgttccaaaaaattggtgatttctttcttaatctcgtctctgacccagctatcattcagcataaggttatttaacttccatgtttttgtatgggtatgcagattcctgttgttactcaattcaagttttattccatgatggtccgagaagatgcatggaataatttctattcctttaaatttactgaggttagacttgtgacctaaaatgtgatcaattttggagtaagttccgtgggctgatgagaagtatgtgtattcagttttgttgggatgaaatgttctgtagatgtctgctaaatctaaatattggatggttaggtttaaatctaagatttctttgctcagcttctttctggaggatcgatccaacactgccaagggagtgttgaaatctccaacgattatggagctggaggaaatcaagttactcatgtctgttagagtttctcttataaattgaggtgcattctggttgggtgcatagatattaataattgagatctcatcatattgagtattacccttaacaaatatgaagtgaccattcttgtccttccttacttttgatggtttaaagcctactgtatctgcaaataaaattgcaacacctgcttttttctgattaccatttgcctgaaatatgggtgaccatcctttcaccctgagtctgtatttgtcttttaagttgagatgtgactcttgtatgcaacaaatatctggcttgagttattgtatccagtcagctaacctatgcctctttagaggacagtttaagccattcacattgatggagagtattgataagtctggtggaattttgggtatcgagttttacaaaggtccagtggacatttttaatcctgtcgccagtgtggaagttggagtttgatccgaagtttctgagtgagtttacttttgtggtgtaggattgggttggtcattctggaggataggtctgagaacatactgaagagctggtttacttatggcaaattttttcaacatatgaatgtcattgaagtatttaatttctccatcatagatgaaactcagtttagctggatacaagatcctgggtggagaattttttttgctttaggagattaaaagttgatgaccagcctcttcttgcttgaaaagtttcagcagagagatttgcagttattctaatattcttacctttgtacgttatagttttctttcgccgggctgctttgagaatcttctctttcatgttaactttagtgaagctaattatgatatgtctgggagatggcttattggggttgaatcgtgctggggttctgaagctgtctgctttctgaatttcagattctctaggcatgtctggaaaattttctttcataatttcatgtaggagggcctctgtgtccttggcagccacttcatcattctccgaaattcctataacccttatgttgtttttttttttcgaattatctgagagctctctgagtgagtgatccgtttttgctctccatttctcttcctctttgagagattgggagcgttcgaagactttatcttcaatgtcagaaatcctttcttctgcttgctccattctgttactgagggattctactgtatttttcatatctttgagggctgtaagttcttgtttcagtgtgtctaagtctttggtggttttgtctttaaattcactaaattcttgagacaatttttgaatttctcctcgaattcctaattccattttattgatcttgtctgcaaaccaaattctgaattcgacttctgacatctcagccagttgtttatgaatgggatcttcaatcacatctgccgtatcttttcttgggggggttgatctattctggttattcatgttaccagagtttttccgctgattccgccccatggtttactccctttggtttttcccctggggtcttatcgagggcccgtacagtgttgtggcctgagaaactggggccctgtctggtgtggtggagcaaagtggttctgtcttgttttcaactggtttctgttcgatcctattgcaacttctactctggcttgaagtctcagctgtgtggaaaaatcagcaattaagtcaccccgcctgcccacctctggccccagttggaaaaggagaatcaaaccttcctacaatcgcacacccagggcaccgcctgaaaagtcctcagtctattagcccagttcaaaaggtccgaatcaactgtctcaatcggcacttgtctcgggtggaagggttcaagaggtctctgggaactggatcacaggggcctggtgactcctctggcacagctcaccccagtgcagcgtggagtcaggaggagccacccagcaaacagagcagtctaggaaggttgacgtctccttccccactttgcccctctgtcagacccagtcactggtatctctgcatatagctaacccagttgcctgcagtgaacagacactccaggggtttgcacctgcctgaatcgcaaggaagtctgccaggcccccgcagactgccgctacctagcaggaggagatggggcctgacatctttgagtgtttgatgcaggtgatgggaaggaggtgttcactcaggcttagccccatccctgatgcatgctgctaacagaacagaacagaacagacaactttgtgaggttctgtctctgttcctgtcgtcgcctacaggagacgggctgttttgagttcaaacgtctttgctgctggagaattgcgtctgaacacctctctgggtcggccccgccctggaggcttccgggtttgtgagccgtgtcacaggtggcctcctctggttgcccagggagacagggggtgtggcctcagaatatccagaagtgagcattctgccgttaaagaaaaaacggctgttgatctacctccagggaactgctgctctggtgtgggcactcaggcgacccttttctcctctgtcccgcgccccagagtcagcactgagcggccgcagtttgtgctgggtccacaccccttaagagatcccccaagaatcagaactcttgggggatgggcccccagaccccgattgggagtggggcggggggaagctagagtttcattcagtttcacgcaatactatggtccggggagggctcctgcactgcaccgtagggaagtgccgccaaggcttgatttcccctcagcagagtgccctctcctcgctcacgtatcccagagtcagtgctgacctgacgcagctcaggcactgtgcactcccctcgagaaatcacccaaggagccgaactcctgggggataggccctcagaccccgagtgagagtaggggttctcagctctcagcggggaggccagagtctgattcagtcttgggccccatatgcccggggagggttgctgcactgcaccgcagggaagtgccgcgaggcgtgactccccctcagcccggtgccctctcctcactctgcgcgcctcagagtcagtactgaccagtcacaactcggggactgtccactccccttgagaaatcacccaatgatccgaagtcctgggggacaggcctccagacctcagttgGCGGGAGGGGAGccccggggattcagggttgccggcaaaggattcccaaagttttattcagccctatgtccggcaggagaacgccacagccccccagtaagggaggtaggtccagtttttagaaggtctctcccgtggagtgtattgggagggcctttaatttctgcccgcttgttcaattgtggggctctagagccggtctcatgggggagggggactcccgtccgcttggtggtggattttgtaccttttgtttgcgtccttgtgatcacaacttgcctcagcggtgttgatgtgcgttcttcagccttctctcttggtgaggctcaagtccaccaggatacttactaaattcctgtcccttaactctccttctggacgggagcctttgttgaaagctggcttcagtctgccatcttgtctctattCTAGGGGATATATTTTTAATCTGCTTTCATTTGAGTgactttatataaaaaataaaatcaataacttTTAAGCTATAGTCtccaaaaaacattttgaaatgtacaCATAGAAATGGTCACAGACAGTAAGATTTTTAGGCAACATCTTCCATATCCTCATCCTCTTGTAATTGCTGtaccattttctcttccaattcTTTCCTTTGCCTGCAAGAGGTGCTCAGATAAGATGGATGTTTTGCTTGACTTCCTTGATGTCCTGGACTTTCTGtagctctttatttttcttcagtctattcattatatatttaacTTGGTGTTTCTGTTTGATCTCTTCAACTCTCTTCATTGCATCAATAGTTTTATTCCATAGCTCTCTCTGGTATTTGACAGGTTCGTTTCTAcgtttctgaaattcaaatgaaTTATCCACTGTAAGCTCTTTACCAGCTGCTTTCTGGAATGCTTTAGTCCACCTGACCTTGCGAGGATTGTGCTTCTTTTCAAAGTTTTTGTGACATTTGGATTTACAAAATCTGAACACCTTGCAATCATTGCGGACGAACATCATGCCGTGGCCAGGGTAGATTGGCCCCAAACAGAAATAACACTTCTTGATACGCATGTTGAACTCGCATGGATCCCGGCAGACCCAAAGCTAAACTCGGGAGGAAGTggcctgtaaaataatttaaagaggtttactCTGATCTGAATATGTGTGAGCAGCTCAGAACACATGGCCTCAAGAGGTCCCAAGAAAATGTTCCTGTGATAGCTTACCACACATAAGATCCtaaatcaatacatggaggtAAAACATTGATTTGGCCCCCAAAGGCAGGACATTTCAAAGGTGGGGAGGGGGTTTATAGGTTATAGCTGGGTTTACActttgatcttagccaaaaggccaagaagtgatagATAAGTGTGTTTTAAGATTCTtcgatttgtaattggttaaagaaataaagttttgtcTAAAGTCTTGGAATGCTTTAACTTAAGATAAAGgtgtctgttaatcagagacagcCATCTGACATTTATTAAAACTCAAGTAATCTGGTGAATAAATTGATTGCCTACAAGTGTGGTTTAAACCTTGCATTGTATAGACTTAGGCCCATTAATGATTTTTGAAGGATATCTCCAAGCCAGGAGGTGGGCATGACTAGGCATATCTGATCTCCATTCTCATAGCCAACAACTCAGCTTTAGGGTATTTCTGGAGTCCCCATGTCCAAGAGGGGATCCATTCAGTCAGTTAGGcagcttaagattttattttaattcacaacttgatcattacacattctacacatgtacctcataaatatgtaaattattatatagcaataaaagagaaaaaatcaatCTCCCAAAGCATCTGGAAATGGTGCTAAGGGCATACAGCAAATGAGAAAGCATTTCTTCAAGAAAATTTACTAAAACCCAGGACATAAAGAGTCCATAGTATTTAGACCAAGATCTATTCCTCTCCATCATTTCAGCTTGGCAAGATGGAAACTACTCTAGACTGCTACAGTGCTCCTACTCCCTCCAACTCCCAGCTCCTACTCATACGGATAGCTTCCTGGAAGGAGTAGGATGTGAGAATTTCTAATCTTGTCCCTGGCTGCCTATTGCTTGAGGCTAAGTTCTGGACAAGTATAGCCAAGACATAGGGGTTTCCTTCCACCCAACCCTCTGTGTTATGGAGTTTCTATCTTGGATGCAATATCGCTGAGAATACTGGGACTTTAATCACCCTTGCACATACAGCTTATAAGGTGGAGGTGCTATGTGGAGAGAGGAAAACTGAGAAGACCTGAAGCCACTACCCTCCCACAACAAGCACTCAGTGTCTCATATGGAGGTGTCATTCAGGgagaatcactctattgttcccACCTACAGTTTCAGAGCCATGGCTCAGAGATTTTATCCAGGGGTAAAAATAGGCTATAAAACACAGAACTCTGAATCTCTTTCCCCCCCAAATTGACTTCATTTGTACCAGAGTGTGGAGAAGTTGAAGCCTAAGGAAACTCTCAAAAATAATGGAGGTTGAGGGGAGGAGTCAAAATGGCCAATCTGAAGCAGCTTTTGCCCAAGGCTCTTGTCCAGAGAGAGAAATACTGGACTGAAGTGGACTCCGAGAAGCCAAAGGTGGAGAGCTGTGCACAGACAGAAGAAAGTGAGATGCATACCATCCCTGCTGAGACAAGTAACAGgaccaagaaagaggaagaaagacaataAAGATCAGGTACTGACCCCAGTGCCAAGAAGTTGGGAGATCCCCTCCTCCAAATCAGAGGTCCACAGAGGACTTTCAGgcagtgagcagggaacaaaggacctctcacctTACTTCATGGGAAAGAGCTGCTAAATCCCAGTCCTCCTTCACCAGTGAGTTCCCACAACTGAGCCTAGGCCCCATCCTGTCTGGCACAAAAGTCACCAGAAATTTTCTCTACAATCCCGAGCACACAGCTCACCCTTTCCCATCAGCCTAGTTGCCTGAAGACTGTCCCCTGCGAAGGCCAGAGTGTTTGGCCAGTTTTCAGAGAGGCCCAAGAATTCTGTGGACCGCTGAGCTGCAGTGCGGAAACAGTGGCTCCACAGTCCTAATCTTGGTGGGAGATGCACAAAGTTTCCTGATTCTCTTTCCTACTTGAAAAGACCCTTCCCCATCCCTTTGGGAATTCTCTGACAGATCTGCCCACAAAGTTCTGTTTTTGGCTTGCTGGGCAACCCTGTACATTTGTTTGGGCGGTACTCATGCTGCCTAAGCAAGTTTGACTGAAACTCTGGGTCAGTGCTGTCCACCTGATGACCCTCTGAACTTGTTTGGGTGGGTGGTGCTCACACTACCTGAGCAAGTTTGACTGGAACTCTGGGCCAGAACTGTCAGCCTGGTGACCCTCTAAACTCCTTTGGGCAGACAGTGCTTGCACTGCCTAAGAGAGTTTGACTGGAGTTCTGGGCCAATGCTGTCCAGCAGCTGACCCTCTGAACTTGTTTGGGTGGGCAATGTTCACACTGCCTGAGCAAGTTTGACTGGAACTCTAGGCCAGAGCCATCTGCTGATTCTTGTTCTCTGGAGACACTGTCTGGGGCTGTTGATTCATCACTTGTCTGTCTTTGTTTAAGTGGTGGTGTCCTTGCAAGAATAAGGGGTGGATTCAGTGGGTCTGTGTTCAGATTCCCCTCCTCTGGTTATTCCCAATGAGGGCAAGGCCACAGGTGTTCATATTTTTGCCCAGCAGAGATTCCAACTAATGCTGTGACTCCTTAGGATTGAGTAGAGAGCTGGCTGACATCAAGACAGCCAGgctgcactatctcaccaagccAGCCCTCAGAATTTCTGTCTGTAGTCAGTCATGAAAGGGACCTTTGCAAAGCTGTAAGGAgaaagccacaatcacaagcccAAGCTCATTGAAGAAGGGGTCTTAATGTGCCAGATTTAATTGCTAAATAGGTTAGTACAGTGTTTCCTAAGGGTCCCCAATTAAATTATCTCTCAACAACTATTCAGTGACAACCtatcaattcaactaaaaaagtaaaattaacatacttttttgagacagagtctcaagctgtcaccttgcgtagagtgccatggcatcacacctcacagcaacctcaaactcttggacttaagtgattctcttgcctcatcctcccaagtagctgggactacaggagcctgccacaatgcctggctatttttggttgtagttgtcattgtgttcggcaggaccaggctggattcgaacttgccagctccagtgtatgttcctggtgccctagctactgagctacaggtgctgagcctatcatattttttaaaatctgaaaataccCATGGGGAGGAGTCAGCAGAAGA includes:
- the LOC128577689 gene encoding probable ribosome biogenesis protein RLP24, which codes for MRIKKCYFCLGPIYPGHGMMFVRNDCKVFRFCKSKCHKNFEKKHNPRKVRWTKAFQKAAGKELTVDNSFEFQKRRNEPVKYQRELWNKTIDAMKRVEEIKQKHQVKYIMNRLKKNKELQKVQDIKEVKQNIHLI